In the genome of Caldibacillus debilis DSM 16016, the window TGTGTCAAAGCGTCGGACTCGATAACCTGATCGATACCCTTGACGTGAATCTGTCCGTTCTGACTTTTGCGCTTTAATTTTTGCCGATACCTCAGCTTCCATCAATTGCTCACAAAGCCATTGAAGCATGGACAACATGGGGTCTTGTTCAGACATAAACTGGAGTAGCATTTGTTCGAAAGATAAGGTAGAATTCTGGTAAGCCATCGGTTTCAACTCCTTTTGGTTTGCTGGACACTTACCTATTCGGAGTGACCGATGGCTTTTCCTCTTTTCACTTTTTGCGAACTTAATTATACGTGACCAATAAAAAACAGCGGTTCAAACTTCCCGCTTTTTTTTACAATATAGATTTGGATTTGATTTTTGTATATGACGAATCACATCATCCCAATCGAAATAAAGCCTCTCAAAATCTTCATCGCTAATACCAGAACCCGTCTGCACTTCAATAAACTCCAATTCTGTAATCGCCCGAATCCCATGTTTGCGGCCCGCCGGAAGGTGAATGATGTCTCCTGCTTTTACATGAGCAATCGATTCATCTAACGCCAACTCTCCTTCACCGCGGACAATCGTCCATACTTCATCCCGCAAATGATGGTAGTGGTAGCTTGAATTTTTCCCTTGATGAATACAAATGCGCTTCGTGACCATTTCCTGTCCATCTTCATATTTCGCATAGTCCAGAACGCGCGACCAGCCCCAAATCCGTTCCTCGTACATGGGCGGCTGATTAAACCCATTGATCAAATCTTTAATTTTCGGGCTGGAAGCTTTATCGGCGACCAAAATTCCATCCGGGCTTGCCGCGACGACAAGATCTTTGGTACCGATTACTGTCACAGGAATGTCTAATTCATTCACCAAGTGGGTATTTACCGTATCGTCCGCTAATACGCCCTTCCCAATCTGCCTCGTTGCCATTTCCTCCGTCAACGTATTCCATGTACCCAGGTCTTTCCAATACCCGTCATACGGGAGGACCACAATATGGTTCGCCTTTTCTACGACTTCATAGTCGAAACTAATTTTCGGCAATGTGTGATATTGGTTTACCAGCTCATTAAAATAAAGAGGGATACCTTTTTTCTCAAGCAGATGCACCATGTACTTCAATTTAAAAGCAAATACCCCGCAATTCCAAAAGGCATTCATGGCGATTAATGCTTCCGCTTTTTCTTCGCTCGGTTTTTCTGTAAAATAATGAACGCTAAAATACTCTGTACCATTCACCTTCTCTTTTGGAACGATGTACCCGTATTTCGAAGAAGGATATGTTGGTTTGACACCGATTAAAGCTAATTCTGCATTCGAATGTTCGAGAACCCGCTCCAACTCTTTGACCCGTTGGAAAAACGAATCTTCCACATACGGATCGACCGGCAAGACAACGACCGTTTCCTCTTTTGTCAGATTCTTGGTATATAAATAGGAAGTCGCCAACGCAATCGCCGGAAACGTGTCCCGACGTTCCGGTTCAATAATAAGCGGGACTTCCGTCCCCAGTTGGCGATAAATCATATCGCGCTGCATTTTCGATGTGGCAATCACCGCAGAATCGGCAAGCCCGACCGCCTTCAGCTGCCCCCACACCCTCTGCACCATAGACTGTTTCTCGCCATTCTTTCCCTGCAACACTTTTAAAAACTGTTTCGAGCGCGTATCATTCGAAAGTGGCCAAAGGCGTTTTCCGGAACCTCCGGATAAAAGAACTAGTTTCATCATAACCCTCCATAAAAAAATCAGATCTTGAACGATCTGATCTTTGCATTGATTATAGGACTGCTTTGGAGTCGATATTATAAATGAATTTGTGGACGATGGAATGGTACTCTATTAGAACCTATCCACTTCAGCTATAACAATTCCTTTCTTTAGTAAAATAATAGTTTTTATTAGTGCTCATCATCTTTTAAATCATCCTGTAATTGAACCACTTTTTCCTTCCAACATTAAATAGATTTTAATAAATCACGATATTTATTAATAGATGTTTCACGCTTCAGGTACTTCTCTAAATAAGCTCTTCCATTAAGACCCATTTGTTTTCGTTGCTCTGGATCTAAGCGATAAAAATATTTAATAGCCTTAACAATTCCGTTGTAATCTTTTGGCTCGACTACTACCCCACAATTACTCTTATCAATTAATAATTGAGCTTCACTGCCTTGTTCTAACACTCCAAGAATGGGTTTTCCAGCTGCCATAACTCCGTAAATTTTACTTGGCACAGAAACTCCTTTGATTCCTTTTTGGTTTACCACAAGGTGAATATCCGCTACGTTTAATGAATACTTAATAAACTCTTTTGGTTGATAAGGCAAAAATAACACATTTTCAATATGGTTTTCTTTTACATATTGTTGCATTTGTTTTTTAACAGCGCCTTCCCCGATAAAAACAAATACCAAATCTTTATAGTGTCGAAACTCATTTGTTACCTTAATAATATTTTCAAGGTCATAATATAACCCTAAATTACCTGAATACATGACAATAAATTTATCGGTTAAGTTATGTCTTTCTAAAAACTCCGCTACATGCGGCTCATTTTTATCTAAAGGAATAATTTCCTTTTCGTTTGTCCAGTTATTGATAACAACATGATTAGGTACATTTTTATTATGAAAGCGTTTCTTTAAAGTCTCTGCCATATCATGGCCAACCACAACAATTTGATCCGCATAACGACAATTCAATTTATCAATCGCTCTTGCGATGTTAAAGATAAACTGTTTATTTGT includes:
- a CDS encoding glycosyltransferase family 4 protein; protein product: MKKSICFVINYFYPDLASTGQLMTELCLDLQNDFDITVIAAQPGYAGEEVKAKKIFETDYLENIKVVRLRLPMVDKTSKFSRMKYIFSYFILANIALFKEKADIIYTISQPPILGGLIGTIGKFIKRAKHVYNIQDFNPEQAEAISYTNKQFIFNIARAIDKLNCRYADQIVVVGHDMAETLKKRFHNKNVPNHVVINNWTNEKEIIPLDKNEPHVAEFLERHNLTDKFIVMYSGNLGLYYDLENIIKVTNEFRHYKDLVFVFIGEGAVKKQMQQYVKENHIENVLFLPYQPKEFIKYSLNVADIHLVVNQKGIKGVSVPSKIYGVMAAGKPILGVLEQGSEAQLLIDKSNCGVVVEPKDYNGIVKAIKYFYRLDPEQRKQMGLNGRAYLEKYLKRETSINKYRDLLKSI
- a CDS encoding transposase — its product is MAYQNSTLSFEQMLLQFMSEQDPMLSMLQWLCEQLMEAEVSAKIKAQKSERTDSRQGYRSGYRVRRFDT
- a CDS encoding sugar phosphate nucleotidyltransferase; the encoded protein is MKLVLLSGGSGKRLWPLSNDTRSKQFLKVLQGKNGEKQSMVQRVWGQLKAVGLADSAVIATSKMQRDMIYRQLGTEVPLIIEPERRDTFPAIALATSYLYTKNLTKEETVVVLPVDPYVEDSFFQRVKELERVLEHSNAELALIGVKPTYPSSKYGYIVPKEKVNGTEYFSVHYFTEKPSEEKAEALIAMNAFWNCGVFAFKLKYMVHLLEKKGIPLYFNELVNQYHTLPKISFDYEVVEKANHIVVLPYDGYWKDLGTWNTLTEEMATRQIGKGVLADDTVNTHLVNELDIPVTVIGTKDLVVAASPDGILVADKASSPKIKDLINGFNQPPMYEERIWGWSRVLDYAKYEDGQEMVTKRICIHQGKNSSYHYHHLRDEVWTIVRGEGELALDESIAHVKAGDIIHLPAGRKHGIRAITELEFIEVQTGSGISDEDFERLYFDWDDVIRHIQKSNPNLYCKKKREV